In the genome of Blastocatellia bacterium, the window ATCCCCGCCTCTTCCAGACCGGGATTCTTTTAGCGGGGGACAGGCACCCACAGCAAGGCGCGGCGGACGATCCGGATCTGTGACGGCTGTAGACCGATCGTATAGGGCTGACAATCCGCTGCTTGTTCGAGCGTCTCTGTAATCAGGGCATTGAGACGCGCTTCGACATCCGCAGAAATTCTCGCCAGCTCTTCAAAAAGGGGCTGGATTTCTTCCGGGGGGTCGTCGAGGCCGTGCGTCGTCTCAACTTCCCCGAGCAAGAAGCTCCTGGGGTCATCGAGCACGATACGAGTCAACCGCGTTTCCAGACGGGAGACTGCCATCCGACGAATTCCATCCAGCTCCTGCAGCCGTTCGCTAGTAACGGTTTCCGGCAGGGGAGCCTGGCGCACCTGCTCGAGTTGCATCTTGAAATGTCGGGCCAGCTCTTTCAACTCGGGCTCTAATCGTTCCCATACGCTGTCGGAAATTCGATGGAGGAACTCCTCACGGCTCTCGCCCAACTTGCTATAGAGCTTCAATCCAGCGCTGTAGTACAGCGTCAACTTCTCCGTCCGGACGAGGAAGTCAAGCAGATCGGTTTCCATTTCATCCCATTGGGCGGGCGACACAGAGACGGTTTCACCATAGGGAAGAATGTCCGGACGAGGCTCCGAAGCCAGCCACTCCGGCTGAAGGTCTTTCACCGCCGGCGCACTCCAGTCAGAAGCGGCGCCCGGCTGAGGGAGCCAGGTCGTGTAAAAACGGTCCTCGGTATGAATCACCTCGGCACGAGGATCACGAAACTCCACCACGCATTCAAACAAGACGGCGGGACGATAGGATAACTGGCAGCCCGAATGCGAGTCAGACCCTTCCGGGGGATTCAGCCATAGCTCGGCGCGAGCTTCCGATTGGGTCTCCCTGGACATCACCACGACATCTCCCTCCCCTCATTCATCCATACGGCGAACATTTTCAATTTTCGGTTCGACGACGAGCGATTTATGGTCGGCGAGCCGGACCAGTCCCGGAGTAGCGCGAGGAATTTTACTGACAAACTTCCGCTCTGTATAGTGAACGACGACCTTGCCCGAATCGCGTGCCTGACTGAAATAGGCAGCCAGTTGAGCAGCTTCGAGGAGCGTTTGTGGCGGCACCGTTTCTCCCTTCCGTTTGCGCACGATGACGTGAGAACCGGCGTAATCAGCAGCATGAAGCCACAGATCATGGGGGCCGGCGATCTTGAACGTCATCCGTTCGTTATCCTCCGCGCTTTTGCCCACCAGAATCTCGTATCCATCGGATGAGAGGAAGCGGCGGACTCCGGGAATCCTGCGGGTGCGTTTCTCTGAGCGATCTCGACGAGTGAGGGACGGTCGCCCATCCGCCCGACCGACGACGTTCAGGAGATCGTCCACTGTCCTGGCCGATGAAACGGCCTGACGTCGTTGTTCGAGCTGCTCGATTTCCGCCAGAGCCCGGGCCTGTTGGTCAGAGATCATCTGTCGGCCCCGCTTCGCCTTCCGATAGCGAGCGAAATAGGCCGTGGCTGCTTGCTGCGGCGTTTGCCCTACGTCGGCGGGTATCTCGATCTCTACGCCATCGGGATCGTAATAGTTGACCACGCGGAATCCATGATTAGTTCTAACCGCTGTCGCAGCATTGGCCAGCAGAAGATCGCCCCACATTTTCCACTGCTGTTCATCACCCAGTGCCTGAAGGTCGGCCTCCAGGCGGTGGATGAGCTTCTGTTTCTTCTCGATTTGCTCTTTGATTTCGGCGAGAGCCCTCGCTTTCTGCCGGTGGAACTGCTCGATCTCTGCGACAAGACGATAATAGACTGCGGCGGCCTCCACCAGCGAGTCATACCGTGTCTCGATCATTCCCGCGCACTGCCGCAGGGGAATGGGCGAAAGCTTCAAATCTGAGGGCTGAAGGTCGCCGGGTCTCATGGCTTCCAGCGGGAAAGGAGAATAGATCAGACCAGCCGTCGGCTTGTTGAAAAGGTCGTCCACAACGCTATGAAAGGCGCGGTATGCAAGGACCGGATCGGGAGTCTCCCCATTCTGGATCTCACGGAGGCGGGCTTCCACTTCGGCGGCAAAGAGTGAGCCGAAACCATCAATCTCGCGGGCCAGGACCTCGGCAAGCGACTCACCTTCCGCGACGAGCGCAACGAACTCTTGCTGGCTGAGTGATCGAGGATCTTTCTTTCCTCGCGACGGCGGAGCATGGAAAAGTTCGCCGGCGCGATTGCTTGCATTCCCGCGGTCAGCGAGGCGCTCGATGATGCATCCCCTTTCATCCAGAAGATAGAGATTGGCCAGTCGCCCAATGAGGACTGCGGCGAGAGTTCTTTCGATTGGCTCCGTGTGAGTGGATTCCTCCAGCCAAACAGTAAAACGCAGAAACGCTACACGATCGTATCCGGGAGATTCGATCGTGCGGAGACGGGCGCTCTGCAGATGTTTTTGAAGGAGAAGCCCGAACCGATCGGAGACGACCTCTTCAGCCTCGGGCTTCCGGCCAAGTGAAAGGTAGGGGCGTTGTGGTTCGCACGAAAGAATGAGCCAGTCGCGATTGATCTTGAGGGCGACGACATTATCGGCCACCCGCCGAACCTTCTCGACCCGCCGCCCGCAGAGCCGGTCAGCAAGCTCGCTCACCAGTTTAACGAATATCACACCGTCCATGAGACTTTCTCCGATTGTCGGTGCGCGGGGTGGGATTCATCTTGTCATCGTGCTCCACATAACTCATCTGTTCCGGAGTGAAGGCGCCAACCACCGCTCTCTTTTCGAGAATGATTTTGGGCTCCCCGGACTGAGCTGTCAAGCAAGCCCGCAGTTATCGTTTTCCGGAAAAATCAAAGCATGCGCCTACGAACCGATTCATCGGTCAGGAAATCACCGGCAGTCACATCAGTGATCTCGGTGGGGATAGTCCCGGCTTCCGGGCGGAGGCGAGAGTAGATCGGTAACTCCTGCCGCGACTCAATTTTCATGGTCTCGGCTTTTTCCCGAGGGTGACAACATCGCGAATGAAAGAGCACTGTCGCCTCAGGCGCTCCTTGAGACCTCGTCGTCTCTGCCGTGAAGGGTGTGGGATCCAGGCCGGCATGGATTGCTGTCACAGGATGGGAGGCACTCCTTTCGCCACCCCGATTTCATGCCCGCGCTCTTTTCGTTTACCAGGCGCTGGAGTTATTGCTAGACTTAGGGGCCGAAGTGAAAAACAGAGTGACACGTGAGTGACACTATGGACTTCAAAAACTCAATTCTTGATCTCATCGGGCAAACGCCGCTTGTCAGGCTCACCAAAGTGACCAGGGGAATTGACGCGCTCGTGCTGGCCAAGCTGGAATCCATGAATCCCGGCGGAAGCGTCAAGGACCGGATCGGCATTAGCATGATTGAAAGGGCCGAGCGCGAAGGGATCCTCAAACCGGGCGGGGTCATCGTTGAACCAACGAGCGGTAATACAGGCATCGGCCTTGCGCTGGCGGCAGCCATCAAAGGCTACAAGGCGATCTTCGTCATGACCGATAAGGCCAGTCAGGAAAAAGTTCGCTACTTGAAGGCACTCGGCGCCGACGTGGTCATTGTGCCCGTGTCGGCCAAACCGGATTCGCCCGATCATTACGTGAATACGGCGCGGCGCATCGCCCGGGAAACGCCCGGGGCTGTCATGCTCAATCAGTATGCCAATCCCGCCAATCCGGAGGCACACTACCGCACAACAGGACCGGAAATCTGGCAGCAGACCGAAGGACGCATCACGCATTTCGTCGCGGGCATCGGCACGGGAGGAACCATCAGCGGCGTCGGACGCTACCTGAAGGAGAAAAATCCCGCCATCCGAGTCATCGGTGCCGACCCCTACGGCTCCGTGTTCAAAGTCTATAAGGAGACGGGCAAGCTCATGGAAGCCACCCCCTATCTGGTCGAAGGGATCGGTCAGGAAGTCATCCCCGAAAATGCCCAGCTCAAGTACGTGGATGAGATCATCAACGTCACCGACAGAGATTCGTTCAATATGGCCCGGCGGCTGGCTCGGGAAGAAGGAATTTT includes:
- a CDS encoding NFACT family protein; the encoded protein is MDGVIFVKLVSELADRLCGRRVEKVRRVADNVVALKINRDWLILSCEPQRPYLSLGRKPEAEEVVSDRFGLLLQKHLQSARLRTIESPGYDRVAFLRFTVWLEESTHTEPIERTLAAVLIGRLANLYLLDERGCIIERLADRGNASNRAGELFHAPPSRGKKDPRSLSQQEFVALVAEGESLAEVLAREIDGFGSLFAAEVEARLREIQNGETPDPVLAYRAFHSVVDDLFNKPTAGLIYSPFPLEAMRPGDLQPSDLKLSPIPLRQCAGMIETRYDSLVEAAAVYYRLVAEIEQFHRQKARALAEIKEQIEKKQKLIHRLEADLQALGDEQQWKMWGDLLLANAATAVRTNHGFRVVNYYDPDGVEIEIPADVGQTPQQAATAYFARYRKAKRGRQMISDQQARALAEIEQLEQRRQAVSSARTVDDLLNVVGRADGRPSLTRRDRSEKRTRRIPGVRRFLSSDGYEILVGKSAEDNERMTFKIAGPHDLWLHAADYAGSHVIVRKRKGETVPPQTLLEAAQLAAYFSQARDSGKVVVHYTERKFVSKIPRATPGLVRLADHKSLVVEPKIENVRRMDE
- a CDS encoding cystathionine beta-synthase, yielding MDFKNSILDLIGQTPLVRLTKVTRGIDALVLAKLESMNPGGSVKDRIGISMIERAEREGILKPGGVIVEPTSGNTGIGLALAAAIKGYKAIFVMTDKASQEKVRYLKALGADVVIVPVSAKPDSPDHYVNTARRIARETPGAVMLNQYANPANPEAHYRTTGPEIWQQTEGRITHFVAGIGTGGTISGVGRYLKEKNPAIRVIGADPYGSVFKVYKETGKLMEATPYLVEGIGQEVIPENAQLKYVDEIINVTDRDSFNMARRLAREEGIFAGGSTGTIAYAALKVAQNLTKDHVVVFIVCDTGERYLSKFYSDEWMKEKRLLGFERMTLGVLLQMKDTSMVPALVYVTPSDRVSEALHKMNHYGLSQVPVLEDGRSVGSVREARLMARLLKNRDLLNAPVHDVMEAPFPVVNENVEVETAVKYLKNSPAILVEEYGRIIGIITRYDVLDMPS